The DNA region GGCGGTGAGCAGGGTCAGGATCGCGTCCGCCACGCTGATGCCCAGCGCGGCCGCGACACCGCCACGCCAGCCATGTGAAACCCCGTGGCCGATGACGAACGCCATGTTCGGCCCTGGCGAAACCAGCAGCAGCGCGACGGCGCAGGTGAAGATCACGAAGGTGTCGAGGTCGGGCATGACAGCGGTCCAGGGCGATGCCGCAGGGCGCGGCCGGTAGCGGAACACTAACCGGCCGTCGCCCTCGTCACCCGCTACAGCTGCGCTGTTTTTTCGTGGAACACCCGGCCTCAGGGGAGGGTGAGCGCTGGCGAGGTCGTCAGCGTCAGGCTCTGCAGCGTACAGCCGCCCAGGGGCTGGCTGGATGCCGAGAGGCTGTTGCCGGCGTTGCTCCAGCTCGTGGCCAGCACCGTGGCACCGGTGCCGCAGGTGACGGTGCCGATCCTGATGCTCATGCCGGAGAAGTTCACGGCCGTTGCGCTGGTCGGCTGCCAGCCCCAGGGCAGGCCCTGCGCGGCGACGGTCGAGCAGATCGGGTTGGCGCCGCCGATGGTGGCGGCATGCAGTTGCGCCACTCCGCCGTTGGCCAGGCCATGGACCGTGAGGGTGCAGGTCGCGGCGGGCAGCGCCGGGTTGTACTTGACGGTAAGCGGCCCGGTGGCGGTGAAGGGCCCCCAGGGGGTGAAGGCGGAGGAGGCCAGGGACCAGATGCCCAGGCCGAGCAGGGCCAGTATCTTCAGGGCGGTTCCGTAGGGATTCATCGTGTCGTTCCTTGTTTTCGGAGTGCGGTCGCCCGGTGGCTGTCCTTGGCGCGGGGCGGTAGGGGCAGGCTAGACGCCATCGCGCGCCCGCCCCAGCCAGCCAAAGGATGGCGTGGGAAGGGCAGGCGCGGCGCCGTGGGAAGATGCTACCCAGCGCGCGCCCTGCGTGGCCGCTCGACGCGCTCCGGTCACCTCTCTAATATGCAACCATTCGCTTGGATATCCGGACCTCGCCTTGACCCCCGCCCACGACCCTGCCACCGCTTCCACCGCCTCGACGGCCGACCGCATCCTGCTGCTGGTGAAGACCCGTGGCCCGCTGTCCACCGCCACCCTGGCCCAGGTGCTGGAGATGACGCCCGAGGCGGCGCGCCAGCAGGTGCAGAAGCTGGTGGCGGCCGGGCTGCTGGCCGGGCGCCAGGAGCCGGTTTCCGGTGCGGGGCGGCCACGCCAGGCCTGGGTGCTCACCGATGCCGGCTACGCCCGTTTCCCCGATACCCATGCGCAGCTCACGGTGCAGCTGATCGCTTCGGTGCGCCAGCTGTTCGGCGAGGAGGGGCTGGACCGGCTGATCTGCCAGCGCGAGGCCGAGTCGCGTGCGGTCTATCGCCAGGCCTGTGGCGGCCGCGACCTGGCGCAGCGCCTGGAGCGACTGGCCGAGGTGCGCTCGGCCGAGGGCTACATGGCGCGGGTCGAGCGCGATGGCGACGACTGGCTGCTGATCGAGGACCACTGCCCGATCTGCGTGGCGGCGCAGGCCTGCCAGGGCTTCTGCCGCTCCGAGCTGCAGCTGTTCCAGGAAATCATCGGCGACGAGGCCCGGGTGGTCCGCGAACAGCACCTGCTGGCCAATGCCTCCCGCTGCGTGTATCGCGTCAGTCCGCGTCGAGTCGCGGCCAGCGCTCAACTCACCAGGTAGATGTCCTGGGTCGCCAGGGAATTCTCGAAGGCCTGTACCAGGTCAGCGGTGGCGGCCTTGGTGGCGGCCGAGGACAGGTAGGCGATGGCCACCGTCCTGCTGTTGGCCTTCTGCTGGGTCACGGTCTGGATGTCCAGCTTGTAGTCGCCGGCCTTGAAGCCGTTGCCCGCCGCTGCCATGGACTTGGCATCGAGGCGGTAGCCGCTGCCGATGATGATGTTGTTCTTGTTGCGCATCAGGTCGGTGGCGTCGTCGATGTGATCGAGCACATCGCTGCGGACCTTCTTGATGGCTCCCGAGGACAGTTTTTCCAGGTTGGGGTTGGCTTGCTGGATGCGGGCGAGGGCCATGGTTCTCTCCTTGGAATGACAGGGCGGGAGTAGCAGTCTAGAAGCGCAGCGGCGGGGTGCCAGCCGCATGCGACCGGATGCTTCGCGGGCCTGCCCCGCGTATCATCCGCCGATCCCGAGCCCGGCCCCCGCCGGTTCTGCCAATGCCCCGGAGCCCACATGGACAAGCTGCTGGCCCTGAAGATGTTCGTCGCCGCCGTGGACGCCAAGGGCTTCTCGGCGGCCGCGCGGGGCCTCGGGCTGGCCACCTCCTCGGTGACACGCATGGTCGATGCCCTGGAGCAGGAGCTGGGCACGGTGCTGCTGAACCGCTCGACGCGCCAGGTGACGTTCACCGAGGCCGGCGCCGCCTACTACCAGAGCGCGCGCCAGGTGCTGGAATACCTGGCCGAGGCCGACGCCTCGGTGATGGACGGCGGCGACGAGCCCAGCGGGCCGTTGCGGGTCTCGGTGCCCACCGCCTTCGGCCGGCGCATGATCTCGCCGCACATCGGTACGCTCCTGGCGCGTCACCCCCGCCTGGAGCTGGACATCACCCTCACCGACGAAATCGTCGACCTGCTCGGCGAGCGGGTCGACCTGTCGATCCGCCTCGGGGCGGCTGCGCCCATGGACGGCGTGGTGGCCAGGACCCTCGGCGAATTCCGTCGCCATGTAGTGGCAAGCCCGGCCTACCTCGCAGAGCGGGGCACCCCGGCGCAGCCGCTGGAGCTGGCCGAGCACGACTGCCTGCGCTTCAACTATGGCGCCGCGCGCCAGGTCTGGACCTTCCAGGGGCCCGAGGGCGAGGTCCGCGTGCCGGTGCGTGGGCGGATGCGCAGCAACAACATCGAGGTGCTGCGCGAGGTGGCGCTGGCCGGCTCGGCCGTGGCCCTGCTGCCGGACTGGCTGGTGGACGACGACATCGCCGCGGGTCGCCTGCTGTCGCTGTTCCCGGGGCAGCGGATCAACGCGGACGACACCCGCTCGCTCATCACCGCGCTCTACCTGCCGAGCCACCGTGCCTCGCGGCGGGTCGCGGCCTTCATCGCGTTCGTCGGCGGCCTGCTCTGAAGCGCCTGGCATTGCGCAAAAGGCAAAGCCGCTTTGCGCAGCGAGCGGATTCCCCCGGGCGGCGCTCTTGCCCAGGATAGGCGCCACGAACCGTTCCACCCCGAGGACCCTCCGATGACCCCTTCCAGCCATTCCACGCCCCAGGCGATCAGCCGTGGCCTGGTGCTGCTCTTCGCCATCTGCTGCGGCGCCATCGTCGCGAACATCTACTACGCCCAGCCGATCATCGAGCTGATCGCGCCCGACGTCGGCATCTCCACCCACGGCGCCAGCCTGATCGTGTCCCTGACC from Pseudomonas tohonis includes:
- a CDS encoding helix-turn-helix transcriptional regulator, whose product is MTPAHDPATASTASTADRILLLVKTRGPLSTATLAQVLEMTPEAARQQVQKLVAAGLLAGRQEPVSGAGRPRQAWVLTDAGYARFPDTHAQLTVQLIASVRQLFGEEGLDRLICQREAESRAVYRQACGGRDLAQRLERLAEVRSAEGYMARVERDGDDWLLIEDHCPICVAAQACQGFCRSELQLFQEIIGDEARVVREQHLLANASRCVYRVSPRRVAASAQLTR
- a CDS encoding LysR family transcriptional regulator, translated to MDKLLALKMFVAAVDAKGFSAAARGLGLATSSVTRMVDALEQELGTVLLNRSTRQVTFTEAGAAYYQSARQVLEYLAEADASVMDGGDEPSGPLRVSVPTAFGRRMISPHIGTLLARHPRLELDITLTDEIVDLLGERVDLSIRLGAAAPMDGVVARTLGEFRRHVVASPAYLAERGTPAQPLELAEHDCLRFNYGAARQVWTFQGPEGEVRVPVRGRMRSNNIEVLREVALAGSAVALLPDWLVDDDIAAGRLLSLFPGQRINADDTRSLITALYLPSHRASRRVAAFIAFVGGLL